The DNA sequence GAAGTAGAAAAGAAAACCGTAGCATATCACGAAGTAGGTCATGCGATCGTCGGTGCTTTGATGCCTGGTGCGGGTAAAGTTCAGAAAATCTCGATCGTTCCTCGCGGGGTAGGTGCCTTAGGATATACCTTGCAAATGCCAGAAGAAGACCGCTTTTTAATGATTGAAGATGAAATTCGCGGCAGAATAGCAACTTTACTTTCTGGTAGATCCGCAGAAGAGATTATCTTCGGTAAGGTATCTACAGGTGCTAGCGACGATATCCAAAAAGCGACTGAGTTAGCCGAACGTTCTGTGACTATTTATGGAATGAGCGACGATTTAGGTCCTATTGCCTTTGAAAAAGCCCAACAGCAGTTTATCGAAGGTTATGGTAGTCCGCGCCGTTCCGTCAGTCCTAAAGTAGCAGAAGACATCGACAGAGAAGTCAAAGAAATCGTCGATAACGCTCACCATATCGCCCTGGCAATTCTCAGCAAAAATAAAGAACTTTTGCACGAAACTGCTCAGATTTTGCTGGAAAAAGAAATTCTCGAAGGCGCACAACTTAAAGAGCTACTCAGCAAAGCTGAGACTCCAGAAGAGTTGTCTGAGTGGTTGCGGAGTGGTGAAATTCCCGATCGCATTCCCCTAATGCAGACAGTCTTGGTCTAAAACCAGATTAAAATAGTTAAATTTGAGCGATCGCCTAACTTAGTCAAGCGATCGCACAAAAGCGATCGCCTTCAACGTTAGTTGCCTCAGAAAGAATAGGACAAAGCGAGGATTGTGCTTAAAATATCGCTTCCACAAACGCCTTGGCTCCATTATTAACCTAAATAGCCATTCTAAACCTATTTTCCGCATCCAATTAGGAGCTTGCTTAACACGACCTGAATGAAAATCAAAAGCCGCCCCTACACCTAGCATCACGGCGGAAATTTGGTCTTTATGTTCTGCAATCCAAATTTCTTGTTTAGGACAACCAATTCCGACCAATAAAATTTGCGCTCCTGATGCCACAATTTGGCGAGTATAGGTTCTATCTTCCTCTATCGTCAACGGACGGAAAGGTGGGGAAATTTGGCAGACAATTTGAATGTTTGGGAAACGCTGTTTTAAAAACTGAGTAAATGCTACTAAACTGGTTGGTGTTCCCCCATAGAGGGCAATAGAAATCTCCCTTTCTGCTGCTGCTTGACACACATCTAAGGTCAGATTTGGTCCATAAACTTGCTCGGCGTTTTTAACTCCTAGGGCACGTAAAGCCCATACTAAAGGCATTCCATCAGGAGCAACTATATCGGCACTATTAACTATATTGGCAAATGTGCGATCGTCATAAGTTTCCATCGTCATATGAACGTTGGCAGCAAAAACACTTTTGCTTTCTCTATTTTTTGCCCAAGTTGTAATCTTTGAAGTTGCCTCTTCGTAAGTAGTCGCATCTACCCGCATTCCCAGAATATCGCGGGATTCTAAAGAATGGGTTTGGTCAATTAATTGCATTTTATATAATCTCCTAATTTCTAAATCTATGGTGTTCAGCTATTTGAAAAATATTGGTTAATTCTCCCAATGCCC is a window from the Merismopedia glauca CCAP 1448/3 genome containing:
- a CDS encoding WecB/TagA/CpsF family glycosyltransferase, with product MQLIDQTHSLESRDILGMRVDATTYEEATSKITTWAKNRESKSVFAANVHMTMETYDDRTFANIVNSADIVAPDGMPLVWALRALGVKNAEQVYGPNLTLDVCQAAAEREISIALYGGTPTSLVAFTQFLKQRFPNIQIVCQISPPFRPLTIEEDRTYTRQIVASGAQILLVGIGCPKQEIWIAEHKDQISAVMLGVGAAFDFHSGRVKQAPNWMRKIGLEWLFRLIMEPRRLWKRYFKHNPRFVLFFLRQLTLKAIAFVRSLD